gcctctctctctgtatctctcatcaataaataaataagatcgtgggcagccccagtggcccagcggtttagcgccaccttcggcccagggcgtgatcctggagacccaggatcgagtcccacgttgggctccctgcatggagcctgcttctccttctgcctatgtctctgcctctctctctctctctctctctctctctctctctctctctgtcatgaataaataaataattttttaaaataataataaattaataaataaataagatcttaaaaaaaaaagaaaatcctccaTCCTTGGATCAGTTGTTTTCCTGACATCCTTTTTACTTAGCACAACGttccttatgtcttttttttcaaacttactATCCATCTTGACATCATATTTATAACAAACCAAAGCCCCTTGTATTAAGTTtccactttctctcctttttttctattataatatgtattttttttcttgcttttcatgTTACCAAaccaaaagaagagaataaatatttgctcaggACTTCTTCCATCCCAGAACCTATGTCTAAGAACCTAGGAATCAATTCCATATAGGCCACTTGTGTATAATGCCATTTCTTAAGAAATGTGTTAAGATTTGTGATGTATGtcaatttcttatatttctagAAGTCCAGGAAGCCaataacatgaaagaaagaagccaagCAAAGGAAGATAAATATTCGAGGAAAGCTTTCTTCTTCAACAACAGAATATTGAATAAGGAGAGAACTAAGACCTTGGGAGAAGCATTTAATATGGCCACAAACCCAGTGCCCTCCAGAAAAATATCCCATAAATGTGACTTATCTGGAACAAGCTTGGAAAGTGTTTCAGAATTAATTATTAGTAATAGAAACCATGTAAGAAAAAAGTCTAATGATCTCAATGGATGTGGATCCCTTCATGCTATGTATGAGAAAATTCATGCAGTGAACAAGCCCCATGAAAGTGATCAAAAGAAGAAATCCCACAGATATAAGGAGGAGTTTATTCAACATGAAAAGAATTCTGTTTTGGAGAAACATCTTGAATATAATAATTGTGGGAAAGTCTTTCACAAAAAGACTGCCTTTGTTACACATAAGAGACCTCACAAAGGAGAGAAACCCTCTGAAGATAATGAATACAGACAAGCCTTCACCCAAAAATTAAAGCTCAGTGCTCATCCAAAAACCCTTAAGGATAGGAAATCATGTGAATCCAGTAAAAATAGGAAACCCTCATGCATGAAGTCAACACATGTACATCAGAGAGCTCACCTAGGGGAAAAACACTATGATCGTAATAAACTGGGGAAATCCTTTAGCAGGAAGTCAAATCTTACTCAACATCAGAAAATGTACAGAGGAGGAACACCTGATGAATATAATGAAAGTGAGAGAGCCTTGAGGAAGTCATACCACACTCAAAGTGAGAGAACTCATGCAGGAGAGAAAATCTGTGACAGTGATAAATGTGGGAAATCCTTCCATGAAAAGCCATGCCTTACTCAacatcagagaactcacacaaaagaaaaacctagTGTGTGTAATGATAGTGAGAGAGCCATAAGGAAGGAATCGCACCTCACTCAAAGTCAGAGAATTAACACAAGAGAGAAAAGCTTTCAAGGTAGCAAATGTGAGAAATCCTCCTGTGAGAAGCTAAAATTCGCTCAACATCAGAGAACGCACTTGGGGAGGAAAACTAATGAGTATCACAAAAGTGGCAGGACCATAAGTAAGAAGTCACACCTCATTCAAAGTCAGAAAGCTCACAAAGGGAAGAAAGCCTACAACTGTAATAAATGTGGGAAAAGCTTTCCTAAGAAAACAGACCTTACTCAACATCAgagcacacacacagggaaaaaaCCCTATGAGTGTAATGAATGTGGCAAGTCCTTCTTTGTGAAGTCCAACCTCACTGAacatcagagaactcacacaggagaaaaaccatatgaatgtaatgaatgtgggaagtcCTTCTGCCAGAAGTCAGCCCTCACAGTTCATCAGAGaactcacacaggagagaaaccatataaatGTAATGACTGTGGGAAAACCTTCTGTGTGAAATCAAACCTTACTCAACATCAAAGGacccacacaggagagaaaccctataaatgCAATGAATGCTGGAGATCTTTCTGTGTGAAATCCAACCTTGTTGTGCATCAGAGAactcatacaggagagaaaccctacaAATGTCCTGAATGTGGGAAAACCTTCTATGAAAAATCAGCCCTCACaaaacatcagagaattcacacaggggaaaaaccctatgaatgtaatgaatgtaGAAAAACCTTCAGCCAGAGGTCAGCCCTCACCAAACatcaaagaaaaacacacaagaaGAAAACTCCTATCAATGCTGCCCGCATGCAGAAGCCTGCATCTACAAATCAGATTCGTTGAACATCAGCAAAATCAAAGGGCAGAAAAGCTAAGATGTCAACACATGTGGGAAAGTCCTCATCAATCAGTTATAGCTTATTGGAACTAGAGGATTAATATAGGAGTGAAACCTTACGAATGCTTTGAACATGCGAAAGCTTTCAACAAGCATTCAAAGATATTGAGGGGAAATTTATCACTTTAAGGAATATGGATAAGAATGTTTTTGTGGGAATGTTTAACTAGAAGTCCTATTTCAGATATGATAACCAAACTTATTACAGAAAGGATAACAGAAAATATTCTGTTAATAGATTGTGAAATATGGAGCTTTTGTAAAAGGAGgaatactttaaatttttgatacaacagcattaaatatatgtgtgaagGCTTTCTGAGGTATATTGAACTATATATAGGCATGTAGTACATGAATGTGCCATAGAACATGAATTATGGATATGTCGGATTTGTGATAGGAACCCACCACTGTCTGTCTCTGAACCTCAACAGTATGGTATATGTAGACTAAGTAAAAACTAAGCAGTCCTGTAACCTGTGACCCAACAGTTCCACCTCTTGATAACATACTCTAAAACAAGAGTTCTCAACTGGGCATCCTAAAGGGTGTTTGTAAATACTGGAATTGCTTGGTTGTCACTGTGGCAGGTTGCTATAGGTGGTAAGTATATGGGAGAGCCAAAGACACCAAATGTCCTGCAACATGTCAGGAAAAGGACAGGAAGAAGAGACTCATTTACAATGCCTGTGGCTCCATCACAGAAAAATACCACCCTGGAGAAACTCTTGCATGTGTGCACCCACAGACCTATACCAGAATGTTCATTGCAACACTGCAATAATTTTTGGAGTAACAATTTacaaaaatggaaagtaaaaaatGTCCATTAACAATAGACTAGATAAATAAATGTTGGTTTTGGTCATACCATGGGGATAATATatggcaatgaaaatgaattaatgaattaaacacTTCAAGATgattatgttgaatgaaaaaaatatagctattttactgcatttcaaaaataaaattcaaaaaacaaagaactcagCAGTACATTGTTCAgggagatagatgatagatagatagatagatagatagatagatagatagatagatagaaaaaatatataatgtgaaCAGTCAAAGTACAAAGGAAAGCAAGTGGATGATTAACAAAATCTAGGATAGCAATTACATCTGTGGAAGAAAGAGGGACTTATgtttacagagaaaaagaaagcttcatGTTTTCTTAAGTAACTCATGAGTATACAGgtactgcttttaatattttatatcatatatatatgcatatataactaTTTCTGTTTATAGACTAATTTTCAAGAAGCAGGCTTCAAGATAATTGCATTAGAACGTTAACAAAAGTGGTATTTTGGCATAAAGATTCATCtatttttggggcagccctggtggcttagcggtttagcaccaccttccacccagggcgtgatcctagagacccgggatcgagtcccacgtcagactccctgcatggagcctgcttctccctctgcctatttctctctctctctctctctctctctctctaataaataaataatcttttaaaaaaaacagcaaaaaagattcatctatttttttttaagattttatatattcatgagagacacagagaaagagggagaggcagagacacaggcagagggagaagcaggttccatgcagggagcctgacatgggactccatcccgggtctccaggatcaggccctggactgaagcagcactaaactgctgagccaccagggcttccctcaTCTATTTTTCTGTATCCAACATTTCCACATTGACCCTTTTCAAGAGTCTATACCACTCATCTTTGTGCCTGCCTGGTCATCTTGATTTTCCTTATTGTATTTTGCCTTTTGCTTCCTAGCAAAATTAatcctaactttttaaaaacaatacagtgAACATTGACCAAGATagaaaaaatgaagtgaaaaagaagaataaagtgaaaagaaggaTCAAGGTAcattaaatagtaaatataaataacaatgaaaaaaaacaataaaagttctCACAAATGAGAATAAGTTGAATTCACACATCAAAAACAGTGgtggtggggatccctgagtggctcagtggtttagcacctgcctttggcccagggtgtgatcctggagtcccgggatcgagtcccacatggagctccctgcgtggggcctgcttctccctctgcttgtgtctctgcccaccctcctctctctctatgtctatcatgaataaataaataaaatcttttaaaaaaaaacaaaacaaaaacagtggtgGTTTAATTGTTGGTTTAAAAACCaccttatgaaaaaaaataataaataaataaataaaaaccaccttATGTGTGGTTTgcaaaaaaaagtgtatatatatatatatatatatatatatatatatatatatattatatatatgtatgaaaccAGGTGACAAAGGAAGTTTGAAATTTAAGGGATTGGGgtgcacctgggcggctcagtcaattaagcatccagttcttgattttggctcaggtcataatctcagggttatgaaattgagccctgcatcaggctccatgctgggtgtggagcctgcttaagattctctctcttccctccctctacctaccccctctctaaaaaaaaaaaaaagaaaagaaaaagaaatttaagggaTTGGGCAAAAGATGTtatatagatggatagatattgatatttataaatataggtatatatcttttctaccttttttttcattcatccacTAAAGCAAAACTACCTACTGGTAAGTCATGTGATTATATCATTTAACTCAACTGTGCTCTTAAATATTAGGTTCTTCAGCCTCCCACCAAAAATAATCTCATAaggaggcacctaggtggctcagtcaactaagcatctgccttagactcaggtcatgatctcaaaatcctgagatggagccctccgtcaggttccctgttcagtgagtagcctccttctccctctctctctgcctctcctccctgctgtgtgctctctctctctctgtctctcaaagaaataaataaaatctttaaaaaaatgatcttatAGGGCAATAGCCATTGATATGAATATATGTTCAGGTGATGCGCCTTTCTGTCTTAATGGTTTTAACCTACACTGATTTGAGGATCCAAAGGAAGCTctggaaagaggagagaatgggCTTTCAAGCATGTGTGTCGTTTTGATTGAAGATGCTCCCTTGgttgtcatttttattaagaaactTTTTTAAGATGCTTATTTTAACTTTACTTGGAATGATGGACAGGGCACTGAGAGTGGGCAACTTGACTTCTCATCTTGACATTGCCTCCAGCccaattttattaacttttaaaacgaagagcagggcagccccagtggcccagcggtttagtgccacctttggcccagggcgtgatcctggcgacccaggatctagtcccacgttgggctccctgcgtggagcctgcttctccctctgcctg
This portion of the Vulpes lagopus strain Blue_001 chromosome 18, ASM1834538v1, whole genome shotgun sequence genome encodes:
- the ZNF334 gene encoding zinc finger protein 334; protein product: MYEKIHAVNKPHESDQKKKSHRYKEEFIQHEKNSVLEKHLEYNNCGKVFHKKTAFVTHKRPHKGEKPSEDNEYRQAFTQKLKLSAHPKTLKDRKSCESSKNRKPSCMKSTHVHQRAHLGEKHYDRNKLGKSFSRKSNLTQHQKMYRGGTPDEYNESERALRKSYHTQSERTHAGEKICDSDKCGKSFHEKPCLTQHQRTHTKEKPSVCNDSERAIRKESHLTQSQRINTREKSFQGSKCEKSSCEKLKFAQHQRTHLGRKTNEYHKSGRTISKKSHLIQSQKAHKGKKAYNCNKCGKSFPKKTDLTQHQSTHTGKKPYECNECGKSFFVKSNLTEHQRTHTGEKPYECNECGKSFCQKSALTVHQRTHTGEKPYKCNDCGKTFCVKSNLTQHQRTHTGEKPYKCNECWRSFCVKSNLVVHQRTHTGEKPYKCPECGKTFYEKSALTKHQRIHTGEKPYECNECRKTFSQRSALTKHQRKTHKKKTPINAARMQKPASTNQIR